In the genome of Notamacropus eugenii isolate mMacEug1 chromosome 5, mMacEug1.pri_v2, whole genome shotgun sequence, one region contains:
- the LOC140507015 gene encoding uncharacterized protein, which produces MVRSGQGRLSGSVPSGGLCTDLPQWIQAPAHLGSPYLQPPLSFYLPGGPPTPLSTRQRDSLTDSRHLWVEGLVPLLEIPSLKPARICTSRSRSRRRSGLGSASAARRTLCERFAGPSVGGGTRMAAGYPVSVARSDLFLTVSRPLQGCTQLPVPAPSPQRKGPPARGLQVSLEQKSPSLQYSVASGCRIHHGLVPSSRSVGCGFGAMYMCIFLLSHLGSAPLFFHFLPSHLI; this is translated from the coding sequence atggtcaggtcggggcagggccgcctctcaggctcagttccctcagggggtttatgcacagaccttccacaatggatccaggctcccgcccacttggggagcccctatctgcagccgcctctcagcttctatctcccgggggggccccccactcccctctcgacccgccaaagagactctctcaccgactctcgtcacctgtgggtggaggggcttgtgccactgctggagatcccgtctctgaagcctgctcggatctgtacctctcgcagccgcagccgccgcaggtctgggctgggctccgcgtctgcagcgcgacggaccctttgcgagaggtttgcaggtccctctgtgggtggagggacccgcatggctgcAGGATATCCCGTCtctgtagcccgctcggatcttttcctcacggtgtcgcggccgctgcagggctgcactcagctcccagtcccggcgcccagtccacagcgcaaaggaccccccgcgagaggtttgcaggtctctctggaacagaaatctccctcgctccaatattccgtggcctctgggtgcagaattcaccatgggttggtcccctctagccgttctgtgggttgtgggttcggagctatgtatatgtgcatctttctactcagccatcttggctccgccccgcttttcttccatttcttgcCCTCCCACCTCATTTGA